The genomic stretch gaataaagtttttatggagtatttggataagtttgtggtagtctttattgatgatatcttgatctactccaagactgaggaagaacatgaggaacacctaagacttgtgttgcagaaattgagggaacatcagctctatgccaagttgagtaagtgtgacttctggttgaaggaagtgtcttttcttggtcatgtcatttcaaatggtggagttgctgtcagtccgaagaatgtggcagatgttcttaagtggagtccacctcagactgttggagagatcagaagttttcttggaatggccggttactatcggagattcattgagggattttccagtattgccaagcccatgactgctttgttagagaagggtaagccattcaagtggaatgaacagtgtcaggctagttttgaggagttgaagaagaggttgactactgcaccaattTTGACTTTGCCGGATGTGACTAAAAGcttttctatctattgtgatgcttccaagcaaggtttgggatgtgtactgatgcaagagggaaaggtgattgcctatgcatctagacagttgaagaaacatgaggtgaattatccaactcatgacctggagttagcagctgtggtccattcactgaagatctggagacactatattctgggtcataagtgtgatatctacacggatcacaagagtctgaaatacatcttcactcagaatgacttgaatctgagacagagaagatggttagaattgatcaaggactatgaactggagattcattaccaccctggcaaggctaatgtagttgCTGATGCTCTGAGTAGAAAGAGTCAAGTAAATATGATGGAAGCCacggagttaccgatggaactactggcaGAATTTGAGTATCTCAATTTGGGGTTTGTTGCTAAAACCCAAGGTACTTCCATGGACATAGAACCAACTCTTGAGCAAGAGATCCGAAAAGGTCAGAAAGAGGATGAAGAGATCAAAAAGATACTTAAGCTGATAGAGGAAGGTAGAGCACCTGGATTCAAAGTTGATCAAGAAGGGATTGTTTGGCACAAGAACCGATTGTGTGTCCCTGATATTCAGAGAATTAAGGATGTGATACTGAAGGAGTGCCATGAATCTGCTTACTCTATTCATCCAGGAGGTACTAAGATATATCAGGACTTGAAGCAAAACTATTGGTGGCCTGGtatgaagaaagatattggtgaatatgtggcattgtgtgacacctgtcagagagtgaaagcggaacatcagaggccagcagggttgttgcaaccattgaagatacctgagtggaagtgggatgagatcagcatggacttcatagtgggattgccgaaaactcaacgaggttatgactcaatatgggttgtagtagatcgattgaccaaggtagctcatttcataccggtcagaactaactaccgtggggatcagttagcagaaaagtatatggaacggattgtgtgtctgcatggagttcctaagaggattgtgtctgatagaggtacacagtttacatcaAAGTTTTGGGAGAAGCTACATGATGCTTTGGGAACCGAGCTCAGATTCAGTACTGCTTATCACCCTCAGTCCGATGGTCAGACAGAGAGAGTCAACCAGATAGTAGAGGATATGCTCAGGTCTTGTGCTTTACAGTATGGGGATAGTTGGGATGCTAATTTGCCCTAcgctgagttctcctataacaacagttatcagactagtcttaagatgactccttttgaagccttgtatggaaggaagtgtaggactccattgttctgGAACCAGACTGGTGAAAGGCAAGTGTTCGGCCCTGATTCATTGAGAATAGCCGAAGAAAGAGTTCAGTTCATCCGACAAACTCTGAAGGCAGCTCAGTctagacagaagagttatgctgatgtgagacgaagggaacttgtatttcaggcaggtgattatgtatacctgaaagtgtctccgatgagaggtctaaagagattcaatgtcaagggaaagctagctccaagataCGTTGGTCCTTTCAAGATCTTGGAAAGAAAAGGAGAAGTGGCTTATGAGCTTGAACTGCCTGTTAGTTTATCCAACGTGCACAATGTTTTCCATGTCTCCCAATTCAAGAAATGTTTGAGAGTGCCTGAAGAACAGTTGCCACTAGAGGAACTGGATCTACAGGAGGATCTAACTTATGAAGAGAGCCCTATCAAAGTCCTGGACACAGCAGAGAGAATTACCAGGAGTAAAACTATCAGGATgtgtaaagtacaatggaaacaccattccgAGGAAGAAGCAACCTGGGAAAGGGAAGATGATCTAATATCCAAATACCCTCAGTTATTCCCTGGTTCAtcctaatctcgaggacgagattcttttaaggggggtaggtttataacactccaaatttttgaatttcaaatttagtttaaatttgatttaattttggctcaatttgaatttttgggaattattaaataatttacaaaattaaataaaattaaatataaggtagaaacatgtttgagtttgcattcatgctgcagtaTAATTTTTGCTTGATTTTATTTACTTGTTTGTTTGTGCCTTTATTTAAATTTTGGAGCAATAATTAAATAGGAGAAAtctgtttaaaaaaaaaaaagaaaaaaaaggggcaAGCGCCCTCTCTGGGCCGGCTTCTCCCCAGCCCAGCAGCCGCGCCCCCCTCTCCCTGCTTCGGCCCAAGccgcggcccagcagcgcccctGCTGCCCTGCTGCCCACTGccgctgacgggtgggccccacccgtcagggcCGCCCCCAACCTCCCGTCCGAAACGGACGGGGCAGCCGCAGCGCCGCCTCTCGGCTTCCGTGCCGCGCGCGGAACGAGGACCCCGGGACCACCCTATTTAAGCTCGGCCTCGCCCGCACGCGCCCCTACGCGAAACCCTAGCCCGAGCTCGCCGTAttccgcagcgccgccgccgaactcgtcgaagtccgcgccgccgccgtcgagcttctCTTTGCCGCCGACGTTTCGCGAAGGTGAGAGTCCCATCGCGTTCGCCTCGTCAAGCCGACCCCGACGGTGCCCTTGGCTCGCCTCCCCGCGCCTCGAATCGCCGCCGCGACGAGCTCCGGGCGGCGCCAATGGCGCCACCACCGCCCGCCGGCCGTCCCTGCGCCCGCACCGCCCCTGCACCGGCgcgcggtccaccatggaccgcggCCCTGCGCCCCGTGCGGCCGGTCCACTGGACCGAGTCCAGGAGGCCGCCGCCCCGCCGCTCCGCAGgcgcggtccaccatggaccgcggCCTGTTCCCCCCCCCGCGCCCGGTCCACAGCACAGTGCCGTGGACCGGCCACTCCcgagccgccacgtggccgagcCGGCCAGCACCCACGCGCGCCCCTGCACGTTTTGCAAAAAGGCCCctgtttttatttaaaattaacCCGCCATCCTATGCAGTTTAAAATAATTAAGTTTATGCCCTTAGTTCTTGCAGTTTAACCCCTGGCTCGGTTagaatttatatatttaatccTAAATGctttttaattcagttttaattagttttattacgaaaaatagttcagtttatctacaga from Sorghum bicolor cultivar BTx623 chromosome 3, Sorghum_bicolor_NCBIv3, whole genome shotgun sequence encodes the following:
- the LOC110433612 gene encoding glycine-rich protein 1-like; amino-acid sequence: MGHDRGCSSVGEHVNSLGVSDAPELPLDWSSSEGRAWVLAGSATWRLGSGRSTALCCGPGAGGGTGRGPWWTAPAERRGGGLLDSVQWTGRTGRRAAVHGGPRAGAGAVRAQGRPAGGGGAIGAARSSSRRRFEARGGEPRAPSGSA